CTTGCGTTTGAAATCCGTTGCTATTTTGCTTGCCCCAAGTTCGCCACCAACTTCCTCATCAAAGCCAAATGCAAAATAGATATCACGCTGAGGCCTTTCCTTATCCAACAGTATTTTCTGCATGGCTTCAAGTAATGAAAAGAGCATCCCTTTCATATCCAATGTTCCGCGCCCATAAATCCGACCATCTGCTACAGCACCAGAAAAAGGGGCATAATCCCAATCTTCTGCTATTGTGGTAACTGGGGGGAGTGGTTTGTCTGAAGGACGGAAAACATGTTCGGACTTGTTTTTAATTTCAGCTGAACCTGGAGGAACAACATCATAATGGGACAAAAATAGGAGTGGTAATAAATTGCTATTGCTACCCTTAAGTTTAAAAACTAAACCATAGGAATGGACTGTATAGATCTCCAATTGCTGGTGGATAAGGGGATAACTTGCTGCGATATACTGCTTAAAAGTATCAAATGGGGCGTATGCGAATAAATTTGGGTCACCATTGGAAACAGACGGTATCTTAATTCCCCCAGCTAATCGGGATAAGATGCTATCATTGCTTATAGGCTGGAATGCTTGTGCATCGTATTTTTTTGTCTTGGCAAAAGGGAAGAGCAATGTGTTGATCAATAAACCAACAAAAATCACAATCAGTAATAGCAATAGAACCAAAAGTAGCTTCTTCATAATAGCGTTGTTTGCGGTGGAACGTTTATATCAATACCATCTCAAATAGAGACCTATGGATAAAAACATCATACTGCCCACTTTGTTTTAGGTTGAGATCTGGAGCCCGAATCAACCAGCGCAAATGTTATTTGAAAATTATCAAATCAAGTCAAATTCCATTTCCGATGTTTCCCTGCCATTGACAATAATGGAAATCTTATGTTTACCAATATAGAATTTTCTGGTGGTTATTACCTTAAATGATTGTCTGCGCTCAATCCGATTTTTTTCAGCTGATAAATAGATCTTCTCGCTAATCTTAAATACTTTACGGGACATTAAACCATTTGATTTTTGATAATATAATCCATACTCCAAGCGGAGTGGTTTTGATTGCGCATGTGTATTTTCGATCTGAAATGAAAAAAAGACATATTCACCAATTTTTACATATGGTGTTTCAATGCGTAGATCGGAAACCTCAAAATCTGTTCCGTCCAAACCATAGTAGTGTAAAATCTCGGGATGCCCTTGTTTAAGTAATGTGCGGCAGCCGTGTTTAATGATTCCGTCTGTATCTTTACTGATCCCTTTCCAATTTTTCGCAATGGCCAGCAAAATATCGGGGTTATCTTTAGAGATATCGTTTAAATTGTTAGCGACACTTCTTCTTACAGTTTCTGATACATCATTTTTTAGTAAATCCAAAATAGACAAAATAGGGCTTGGATCTTTCTTCAGAAAGGGGATAGCCATAGCCCATGGTAGTCGTGGACGAATACCTTCGCTTGCCAAACGGCGAACTTGTGCATTCGGGCTTCGTGCCCATTGTTCCATTACACTGATCATCCGTTCTTTATACTTGATAATAAAAGGGCGAACAGCAAATTCACAAGTGATGAACTGTGTAATTATTTCAAGGGATTGCACGGCGGTTTCAAAATGCTCAACACCATAAGTTTCGATGTAGTCAGGGAATATAATATATTCAAGTCCACCAGGATACCCTGCCGCAATTAGATTCTCAACAACTTGAGTGATTAAGGCGATTGCCTCGGGAAAATTGGATGGCATAAATTCATGCAAGGTTTGTGTTGTATGTTTGGTCCTTTGCTTCCATTCCATATTGTTGAAATCAGCGCTAAAGATTCTCGTAATAAATTGCTCTTTATTGAAATCGGGATTTACCTGACTAAACTGATCTGCAATTAGTTGATAGAAATTAAGCGAATAGATATCTTTGATAAGACTCATAAATATTTTATATAATTCAAATATATATTTAAAACAAGATGTGGCCACAACTTGACCGAAGTTTCATCGTGCCAAGTTGTTAATTAGAGACAAAATTAGATGATAGAACTGACAACTGCTTGTCAATAGCTAAATATGTTGAATCACAAATAAACATCCTGTTGCTGATAAGTTTTTCAGGTATTCGGTATAGCATATTATTTCGTACTTTGAATTCGAACTTTAGCTCTAGTAGCTGTAACCGTCGTTGTATCTCATTGGGTTGCAATAGTAAAGACCATGATCCTTTGCAATAGTGACTGGTTGTGAATTACTTACGGTATTTAAATTAACGAGAGGCAGCACTAAATCATCGTATTAATCTTTTACCTGTTGCATAAGCTTATGAAGAAGTAAAGTAAGTGTTTTTAATTCATCCTTTGCCAAAGAGCGTGAGGCTTTTTTTGCAATACTTTCCCTAAAGTTTTCCGAATTATCAATGATATATCGACCTTCATCAGTCAGGGTCAGATCAAAAAATCTACGATCTATTGTAGATTGTTGTTGCTTGATCAGCCTATTTTCGGTCAAAAATTTAAGCTGCTTAGAAATAGCAGCCTGACTGATCTGAAAGGCTTCAGCGATCTGCTTACCAGTAACCTGATGACCTCTATAAATATATTCCATTATATTGTAATGTGTGGCGGTTACCCCATGTATATTTCCTCGGTTCATATTGGCTAATATAAAACACTGTAGATCTGTAAAGACCTGATAAAAATCAATTTCGCTCTTATTCATAAAACAATAGTTTAGTTAACTTTGTTAAGTATTATGTTTAACTAAGTTAATCAATCCCAAAGATAATTAAAATGGATTATATCGTCATTGTAAATGCAAAGCAAAACAATCTGAAGAGTATTTCGCTCAACATCCCCAAAAGAGAGATCACTGTTTTCACGGGTGTATCCGGTTCAGGAAAATCGTCTTTGGTATTTGAAACGATCGGAGCAGAAGCACAGCGGCAGTTTAACGAGACTCAGACGAGTTTTATCAGAAATCGTTTGCAGCACATCGGGGTTCCAGAAGTAGATAAGATTGAACACTTAAATGTACCTATTATTATCAATCAAAAAAGGCTAGGTGGGAATGCCCGTTCCACAGTAGGTACAGCTACAGATATCTATAGTTCATTGCGATTGCTTTTTTCTAGAATGGGTACTCCGTTTGTGGGATATTCCAACGTATTTTCATTTAACAACCCATTGGGTATGTGTCGTGAATGTGAAGGACTTGGTTTTGTACAGACCCTTGACATTACACGACTTTTGGATATGGAAAAATCTTTGAATGAAGGTGCAATCGCATTTCCGACATTTCAGCCCGGGGGATGGCGCTTAACTCGATATACTTTATCTGGATATTTTGACAATGACAAGAAATTAAAAAATTATAGCAAATCAGAATGGGATATGCTTTTGAATGCGACGGAACATAAACCCAGATTCCCTGACAAACAATGGGGAAAGACTGTGAAATACGAGGGCTTAATTCCTCGTATCGAAAAGGCATTCTTAAAAAAAGATTCGAAGGAGAATATAACTCGTAAAGAGGCTCTCAAAAATGTTATAATCACAAAAAAATGCCCTGTATGTAACGGCACAAGGCTAAATAGAAAGGTGCTATCGTGTAAAATATCGGGGAAAAGTATAGCGGATTGTGCATCACTCTCGGTGGACGAACTACTTGATTTCATAGCTACCATAAGCTCTAAAACTTATCATGTATTATTAAATGAACTGAGCAAGAAATTACATGATATAGTCAATATCGGCCTTCAATACCTCACGTTGGATAGACGTACAGATACCTTATCTGGTGGAGAATCTCAACGCATCAAGATGGTGCGTAATCTCGGTAATAGTTTAACTGATTTGCTCTATATTTTTGATGAACCGAGTATTGGTCTCCATCCTAAAGATTTGCAAAATATCGGAACAATTATTCAACAGATCAAAGCGAAGGGCAATACTGTAATTATTGTAGAACACGATCCAGATTTAATTAGAATTGCAGATTGGGTTGTCGATATGGGGCCGGGATCCGGAAAATCAGGTGGTGAAATCGTCTACGAAGGCAAATTTGAAGGACTGCAATATTCAAAAGGAAAAACAGGATCTTACTTTGGCCGATGTTTCGATTTCAATCAGACACCAAGAAAGGCCCAAGGTTATCTGGAAAT
The window above is part of the Sphingobacterium sp. ML3W genome. Proteins encoded here:
- a CDS encoding DNA alkylation repair protein encodes the protein MSLIKDIYSLNFYQLIADQFSQVNPDFNKEQFITRIFSADFNNMEWKQRTKHTTQTLHEFMPSNFPEAIALITQVVENLIAAGYPGGLEYIIFPDYIETYGVEHFETAVQSLEIITQFITCEFAVRPFIIKYKERMISVMEQWARSPNAQVRRLASEGIRPRLPWAMAIPFLKKDPSPILSILDLLKNDVSETVRRSVANNLNDISKDNPDILLAIAKNWKGISKDTDGIIKHGCRTLLKQGHPEILHYYGLDGTDFEVSDLRIETPYVKIGEYVFFSFQIENTHAQSKPLRLEYGLYYQKSNGLMSRKVFKISEKIYLSAEKNRIERRQSFKVITTRKFYIGKHKISIIVNGRETSEMEFDLI
- a CDS encoding MarR family transcriptional regulator, whose amino-acid sequence is MNKSEIDFYQVFTDLQCFILANMNRGNIHGVTATHYNIMEYIYRGHQVTGKQIAEAFQISQAAISKQLKFLTENRLIKQQQSTIDRRFFDLTLTDEGRYIIDNSENFRESIAKKASRSLAKDELKTLTLLLHKLMQQVKD
- a CDS encoding excinuclease ABC subunit UvrA; this translates as MDYIVIVNAKQNNLKSISLNIPKREITVFTGVSGSGKSSLVFETIGAEAQRQFNETQTSFIRNRLQHIGVPEVDKIEHLNVPIIINQKRLGGNARSTVGTATDIYSSLRLLFSRMGTPFVGYSNVFSFNNPLGMCRECEGLGFVQTLDITRLLDMEKSLNEGAIAFPTFQPGGWRLTRYTLSGYFDNDKKLKNYSKSEWDMLLNATEHKPRFPDKQWGKTVKYEGLIPRIEKAFLKKDSKENITRKEALKNVIITKKCPVCNGTRLNRKVLSCKISGKSIADCASLSVDELLDFIATISSKTYHVLLNELSKKLHDIVNIGLQYLTLDRRTDTLSGGESQRIKMVRNLGNSLTDLLYIFDEPSIGLHPKDLQNIGTIIQQIKAKGNTVIIVEHDPDLIRIADWVVDMGPGSGKSGGEIVYEGKFEGLQYSKGKTGSYFGRCFDFNQTPRKAQGYLEIKNASLHNLKNIHVRIPKQVLSVVTGVAGSGKSTLINKILPMFYPEIKVVDQALFAASVRSNLLTYLNLSDLIRKLFSKANKVSDKLFSRNSLGACENCNGLGVEKIDLAFMDDIEQPCELCGGSGFTAQVLDYHYKGKNIVDVMNMTVTEAAAFFPDESFHDAFNMLSNLGLGYLSLGQRLDSFSGGERQRLKLTRELNQRNGIIVLDEPSTGLHPSDTQKLLNFIDELVKNRNTVIVIEHNLDIIAQADWVIDIGPGAGKYGGELLFEGTVANLLEDKISITAIYLRQHLKMT